The Polyangiaceae bacterium genome includes a region encoding these proteins:
- a CDS encoding CBS domain-containing protein, translating to MSHFAAPVSLYMTTAVRSVLPTDGLERVQAELAPQAFSAVAVVDERARLVGVVSRTDLLRVGRRQAGTRSGSSVLVVPRKAVHEVMEADVVTVGPDTSLAQAAALMLQHRVHRLFVEAAGKLVGVISTRDLMFAVRDKRLVDPISAFMSHPVFCVSFDESLAAAVERLDKAHVSGLVVVEDDWPIGVFTQAEALEARTCPRHAGGAGALSGDVVPGHGHAHAPRRAAGGRHGRAPHPGGQEPPRGGDPDRAGLRAGCLQLSSRRLRTVFELRQMLNRAHVATRRAALRRHRDLPWLRVRSTPPARVAPSAPGDRSGLPGAGEARRREARREGVGVHREDQPCEPLRPARQVRGCGRAGAGERGVPCPGGRRRSARRGGLHARDGAPPGERARARPGFLARQRRE from the coding sequence ATGAGCCACTTTGCCGCGCCTGTGAGCCTGTACATGACCACGGCGGTCAGGTCGGTGCTCCCCACGGACGGGCTGGAGCGCGTCCAGGCGGAGCTCGCGCCCCAGGCCTTCTCGGCGGTGGCGGTCGTGGACGAGCGCGCTCGTCTGGTCGGGGTCGTGTCCCGTACCGATCTTCTGCGGGTCGGCCGGCGGCAAGCCGGGACGCGCAGCGGCTCCAGCGTCTTGGTCGTGCCGCGCAAGGCCGTGCACGAGGTGATGGAGGCGGACGTGGTCACGGTCGGCCCCGACACGAGCCTCGCTCAGGCGGCCGCGCTCATGCTCCAGCACCGGGTCCACCGGCTCTTCGTCGAGGCTGCCGGTAAGCTCGTCGGGGTCATCTCGACCCGGGACCTGATGTTCGCGGTGCGCGACAAACGCTTGGTGGATCCGATCAGCGCGTTCATGTCCCATCCGGTGTTCTGCGTGAGCTTCGACGAGTCGCTGGCGGCCGCGGTCGAGCGCCTGGACAAGGCCCACGTCTCCGGCCTGGTCGTGGTCGAGGACGACTGGCCCATCGGCGTCTTCACCCAGGCGGAGGCCCTGGAGGCCCGGACCTGCCCGCGACACGCCGGTGGAGCAGGCGCTCTCTCCGGCGATGTTGTGCCTGGACATGGACACGCCCATGCACCGCGCCGCGCAGCAGGCGGGCGCCATGGACGCGCGCCGCATCCTGGCGGTCAAGAACCGCCGCGTGGAGGGGATCCTGACCGGGCTGGACTTCGCGCGGGCTGCCTGCAGCTGAGCTCGCGGAGACTACGGACGGTCTTCGAGCTGCGACAAATGCTAAATCGCGCTCATGTTGCGACGCGCCGTGCTGCTCTGCGCCGTCATCGCGACCTGCCTTGGCTGCGCGTCCGGAGCACGCCACCAGCACGTGTCGCTCCTTCCGCGCCAGGAGACCGCTCCGGACTACCCGGCGCCGGAGAAGCTCGACGTCGTGAAGCTCGACGCGAGGGAGTGGGAGTCCATCGCGAAGACCAGCCGTGCGAGCCCCTGCGACCGGCACGCCAAGTTCGTGGCTGCGGACGGGCTGGCGCTGGTGAACGAGGCGTTCCGTGCCCTGGCGGCAGACGGCGTTCAGCACGTCGAGGCGGACTGCACGCGAGAGACGGTGCGCCTCCGGGTGAAAGAGCGCGAGCTCGACCTGGATTTCTTGCGCGCCAACGTCGAGAGTGA